In the genome of Nitrospira japonica, one region contains:
- a CDS encoding FG-GAP repeat domain-containing protein, with protein sequence MNDFVIAAGEVGPSVVWYRRETLGWTKYVIDSSALPIEAGGTWLDIDGDGDLDIVFGADGGDNKVWWWENPYPYYAPHQPWTRREIKNSGHANHHDQITGDFDGDGKPELVFWNQQARKLFLAEIPDDPRTTQPWQYTEIFSWPSGNYEGLVSFDLDQDGIVDIVGGGLWLKHLGGTQFATQMIDATQTFSRTAVGQVKEGGWPEVVFVTGDGIGRLKWYEWTDGQWVGHDLLGEDVIHGHSLQVADFNGDGHLDVFCAEMRQWSEADDHPSARMWIFFGDGAGHFTKSVMASGMDNHETKVADLDGDGDIDILSKPFRWDSPRIDVWLNKSVQASSAKPTLDKWRRHVIDADRPWRAVFVDSADVDGDGKRDLITGGWWYRNPGKPAGVWSRQLIGWPLNNMAAVYDFDRDGDIDVLGTKGKGSEANSKFVWARNDGRGTFTVLENIDAGQGDFLQGTAVATYSNQAMLEVAVSWHEAGRGIQMLTVPSDPGKMQWRWRTLSRTSQDEQITAADIDRDGTIDLLLGTNWLCNECPQYRKRFRMIDQFLGTNWFRWQPQRVAEQEGNPDRNRLVDMNGDGRLDAVVGFEAISVPGKLAWYEQPPNATDVWKEHHIAEVIGPMSLDVIDMDGDGDFDVIVGEHNLKASETARLLVFENLDGKGHSWTPHLVHTGDEHHDGALSTDIDGDGDLDIISIGWGHSQVVVYENLAIQVP encoded by the coding sequence TTGAATGACTTCGTCATTGCTGCCGGAGAGGTGGGACCGTCCGTCGTCTGGTACCGCCGGGAGACACTCGGTTGGACCAAGTATGTCATCGATAGTTCTGCTCTTCCAATTGAAGCAGGGGGAACCTGGTTGGACATCGATGGAGACGGCGATCTCGATATCGTCTTTGGAGCGGACGGGGGAGACAACAAAGTATGGTGGTGGGAGAACCCATATCCCTATTATGCGCCTCATCAACCGTGGACTCGACGAGAAATCAAGAATTCCGGGCATGCAAATCATCACGACCAGATCACCGGTGATTTTGACGGGGATGGAAAGCCGGAACTCGTCTTCTGGAACCAACAGGCTCGAAAACTTTTCCTTGCCGAAATTCCTGATGATCCAAGAACTACCCAGCCCTGGCAATATACGGAAATCTTTTCCTGGCCTTCGGGAAACTACGAGGGCTTGGTGAGTTTCGATCTGGACCAAGATGGCATTGTGGACATCGTGGGAGGCGGGCTATGGCTGAAGCATCTGGGTGGGACTCAGTTTGCCACCCAAATGATTGACGCAACACAAACTTTCTCGCGTACGGCAGTGGGTCAGGTGAAGGAAGGAGGATGGCCGGAAGTCGTGTTTGTGACAGGAGACGGCATCGGACGGTTGAAATGGTATGAGTGGACGGACGGGCAATGGGTTGGTCACGACTTGCTCGGCGAAGATGTGATTCATGGACACAGTCTTCAAGTGGCCGACTTCAACGGCGATGGGCACCTGGATGTGTTCTGCGCGGAGATGCGTCAGTGGTCCGAAGCCGACGATCATCCAAGTGCTAGAATGTGGATCTTTTTTGGCGACGGCGCCGGCCATTTCACAAAGTCCGTGATGGCTTCAGGGATGGACAATCACGAAACCAAGGTGGCTGACCTCGACGGAGACGGAGATATTGATATCCTAAGCAAACCGTTTCGCTGGGATTCTCCGCGGATCGATGTCTGGTTGAACAAGAGCGTGCAGGCCTCGTCGGCAAAGCCAACTTTGGACAAGTGGCGCCGCCATGTCATCGATGCCGACAGACCGTGGCGTGCGGTCTTCGTCGACAGCGCAGACGTCGATGGGGACGGCAAGCGGGACCTGATAACCGGCGGGTGGTGGTACAGGAATCCTGGCAAGCCTGCAGGGGTTTGGAGCCGACAGCTCATAGGGTGGCCACTCAATAACATGGCCGCTGTCTATGATTTCGACCGAGACGGGGACATCGATGTCCTGGGAACGAAAGGGAAGGGCTCGGAAGCCAATTCGAAGTTCGTGTGGGCCCGCAACGACGGAAGGGGGACCTTCACGGTGCTTGAGAATATTGATGCCGGCCAGGGGGATTTCCTTCAAGGGACAGCGGTGGCCACTTACAGCAATCAGGCGATGCTTGAGGTTGCCGTATCCTGGCATGAAGCAGGCCGGGGAATCCAAATGTTGACCGTTCCTTCTGACCCAGGGAAGATGCAGTGGCGGTGGCGAACGCTCTCGAGGACCTCTCAAGACGAGCAAATCACTGCCGCGGATATCGATCGAGACGGCACAATCGATCTGCTCCTTGGGACCAACTGGTTGTGCAATGAATGTCCCCAATATCGAAAACGGTTCAGGATGATCGATCAGTTCCTGGGAACCAACTGGTTTCGCTGGCAGCCGCAACGGGTCGCGGAGCAGGAGGGCAATCCTGATAGAAACCGCTTAGTTGATATGAACGGCGACGGACGACTGGACGCCGTCGTGGGATTCGAAGCGATCAGTGTGCCAGGCAAGCTGGCATGGTACGAGCAACCTCCCAACGCGACCGATGTTTGGAAGGAACACCACATCGCCGAGGTCATTGGTCCGATGAGTCTCGATGTCATCGACATGGACGGGGACGGAGATTTCGACGTCATTGTCGGCGAACATAACCTCAAGGCTTCCGAAACTGCCAGATTGCTCGTATTTGAGAACCTCGACGGAAAGGGCCACTCGTGGACTCCTCATCTCGTCCATACCGGCGATGAGCATCACGATGGCGCTCTATCCACGGACATCGACGGGGATGGTGATCTCGATATCATCTCGATCGGGTGGGGGCATAGTCAAGTCGTGGTCTATGAGAATCTGGCCATACAGGTACCGT